The proteins below are encoded in one region of Micromonospora sp. DSM 45708:
- a CDS encoding PPOX class F420-dependent oxidoreductase — protein MAILTEEDLTLLGEPQLAHVATIEADGTPHVTPVWVDTDGKHIVFNTAKGRQKYLNMARNPVVAVSVVDKADDYRTLWVKGTVEFVTEGADEHIDRMAKKYLGQDTYPWRRAGEERVIVRVTPTEKLGRG, from the coding sequence ATGGCGATCCTCACCGAAGAAGACCTGACCCTGCTCGGCGAGCCGCAGCTCGCGCACGTGGCCACGATCGAGGCCGACGGCACCCCGCACGTCACCCCGGTGTGGGTGGACACCGACGGGAAGCACATCGTGTTCAACACCGCCAAGGGCCGGCAGAAGTACCTCAACATGGCCCGCAACCCGGTGGTCGCGGTGTCGGTGGTGGACAAGGCGGACGACTACCGCACGCTCTGGGTGAAGGGCACTGTCGAGTTCGTCACCGAGGGTGCCGACGAGCACATCGACCGGATGGCGAAGAAGTATCTCGGCCAGGACACCTACCCGTGGCGCCGCGCGGGCGAGGAGCGGGTCATCGTCCGCGTCACCCCGACGGAGAAGCTCGGCCGCGGGTGA
- a CDS encoding PaeR7I family type II restriction endonuclease gives MDQHSLEEAVRSSWAVRESQVAKKLLGGKTDTGGRGAVTGGAHLDALTELLAQVFRDAGFPPDTVRSKSGVELPGYFRPTKKWDLVVLHEGELVAAVELKSHAGPSFGNNFNNRNEEAIGSAVDLRHAYDHGLLGRLRPWLGYLLLVEEAPASIRPGRPRSGTFPVDPSFAETSYVDRYVILCKRLRSAGLYDATCLLTSAREADAHIRQPDPEIGFAALVSAIMARTEEVGLRHPRQN, from the coding sequence GTGGATCAGCACTCGTTGGAAGAGGCGGTTCGTAGCTCCTGGGCTGTTCGCGAGTCACAGGTCGCGAAAAAGCTGCTGGGCGGCAAGACCGATACCGGAGGACGTGGCGCGGTCACCGGCGGAGCCCACCTCGACGCGCTGACGGAATTGCTCGCCCAGGTGTTCCGTGATGCCGGCTTCCCGCCCGACACCGTGCGCTCCAAGTCCGGTGTTGAGCTACCCGGTTACTTCCGACCCACCAAGAAGTGGGACTTGGTGGTGCTTCACGAGGGCGAACTGGTCGCTGCCGTCGAGTTGAAGTCGCACGCTGGCCCATCGTTCGGCAACAACTTCAACAACCGGAACGAGGAAGCGATCGGCAGCGCAGTCGACCTGCGGCATGCCTATGACCACGGCCTACTCGGCCGACTCAGGCCATGGCTCGGTTATCTGCTGCTCGTAGAGGAGGCGCCGGCCTCCATCCGTCCGGGTAGGCCTCGGAGCGGCACCTTCCCGGTCGACCCGTCCTTCGCCGAGACCTCGTATGTCGATCGCTACGTGATTCTGTGCAAGCGGCTGCGCAGCGCCGGCCTTTACGACGCCACCTGTCTCCTCACCTCCGCCCGAGAAGCCGATGCCCACATCCGGCAACCCGACCCGGAGATCGGCTTCGCCGCCCTCGTGAGCGCCATCATGGCGCGGACCGAGGAGGTCGGCCTCCGTCACCCCAGGCAGAATTGA
- a CDS encoding DivIVA domain-containing protein codes for MRNPFHRPTRRPDEPPPPYRSPLRPAQVRERCFSVRRHGLDPAEIRAFLHRVADELAVAQSTVVALREENVRVKNALRAWQSAQSAQHRYR; via the coding sequence GTGCGCAACCCGTTCCACCGGCCGACGCGCCGGCCCGACGAACCCCCGCCGCCGTACCGCTCCCCGCTGCGCCCGGCCCAGGTGCGGGAGCGCTGCTTCTCGGTCCGCCGGCACGGCCTCGACCCGGCCGAGATCCGCGCCTTCCTGCACCGCGTCGCCGACGAGCTGGCCGTCGCACAGAGCACGGTGGTCGCGCTGCGGGAGGAGAACGTCCGCGTCAAGAACGCGCTGCGCGCCTGGCAGAGCGCCCAGTCGGCACAGCACCGGTACCGATGA
- a CDS encoding winged helix-turn-helix domain-containing protein, with the protein MDELLADLSKKIKDGTYPPGSQLPSGRKLADDYDVSQSTISRAVARLREQGVLVGRPGRGVFVAESPRH; encoded by the coding sequence ATGGATGAGCTGCTCGCCGACCTTTCGAAGAAGATCAAGGACGGCACCTATCCGCCTGGTTCTCAACTTCCATCCGGGCGCAAGCTGGCCGATGACTACGACGTGTCGCAGTCGACGATCAGCCGGGCCGTGGCGCGGCTGCGGGAGCAGGGCGTGCTGGTGGGCCGCCCCGGCCGAGGCGTCTTCGTCGCCGAGTCCCCACGGCACTGA
- the ligD gene encoding non-homologous end-joining DNA ligase, producing MPADRFKVEVEGRSLELSNLDKVLFPQAGFTKGEVIDYYTRIAPVLLPHLRDRALTRIRFPNGVDGGSFFEKNAPAATPGWVRTENLPVPGSSKGRETIDFVVCDELPTLVWLANLAALELHTPQWRIGAHPDMMVVDLDPGAPAALRQCCQVALLMRDRLALDGVAAYPKTSGKKGMQLCCPIAGTQDAEVVSGYAKRIAQELEQAHPKLIVSRMAKNLRPGKIFIDWSQNSAAKTTVAPYSLRAQPVPAASTPLTWDEVEAGAAGKRPATRPYTATEVLRRVAKQGDLLAPLLDAGPELPAR from the coding sequence ATGCCGGCTGACCGGTTCAAGGTCGAGGTCGAGGGGCGCTCCCTGGAGCTGTCCAACCTGGACAAGGTGCTCTTCCCGCAGGCCGGCTTCACCAAGGGCGAGGTGATCGACTACTACACCCGGATCGCCCCGGTGCTGCTGCCGCACCTGCGCGACCGCGCGCTCACCCGGATCCGCTTCCCCAACGGCGTCGACGGCGGCTCGTTCTTCGAGAAGAACGCGCCGGCCGCGACGCCCGGTTGGGTACGCACCGAGAACCTGCCCGTCCCCGGGTCGAGCAAGGGGCGGGAGACCATCGACTTCGTGGTCTGCGACGAGCTGCCCACGCTGGTCTGGCTGGCGAACCTGGCCGCGCTGGAGCTGCACACGCCGCAGTGGAGGATCGGTGCACACCCGGACATGATGGTGGTCGACCTGGATCCGGGCGCCCCGGCGGCGCTGCGGCAGTGTTGCCAGGTGGCGCTGCTGATGCGCGACCGGCTGGCTCTTGACGGCGTGGCGGCGTACCCGAAGACGTCCGGGAAGAAGGGCATGCAGCTCTGCTGCCCGATCGCCGGCACGCAGGACGCCGAGGTCGTCTCCGGCTACGCCAAGCGGATCGCGCAGGAACTGGAGCAGGCGCATCCGAAGCTGATCGTGTCGAGGATGGCGAAGAACCTGCGTCCCGGCAAGATCTTCATCGACTGGAGCCAGAACAGCGCGGCGAAGACGACGGTGGCGCCCTATTCGCTGCGCGCCCAGCCCGTCCCGGCCGCCTCCACGCCGCTGACCTGGGACGAGGTGGAGGCCGGCGCGGCCGGGAAGCGGCCGGCGACGCGGCCCTACACGGCGACCGAGGTCCTCAGGCGGGTGGCGAAGCAGGGCGACCTGCTGGCTCCGCTGCTCGACGCCGGTCCCGAGCTGCCCGCCCGCTGA
- a CDS encoding SCO6745 family protein, producing the protein MWTLFEPVHAVTYFHPRARAAFEAVGLRGYWRGYFAGRAAPLGPVDAPTVTAAFFSFAPPMVARALPSVWRLATPEEVLRARLTGAVQALAEFTYELPESHLVEAAELLEEAAGRVDTAGRVLGAVNAALPRGEYPLARLWQAAATLREHRGDGHVAALVGTGLDPLEVVAWRCRVDQSREFHQPARGWTDEEWSAAEERLVDKGWLTDDRRPAPEATATFRAVEEATDRAAAGPWRALGAERTGRLRELLEPIATRCRTIIPSQAPIGLPAQRSTGAALPG; encoded by the coding sequence ATGTGGACGCTGTTCGAGCCGGTCCACGCGGTGACCTACTTCCACCCGCGCGCCCGCGCCGCCTTCGAGGCGGTCGGGCTGCGCGGCTACTGGCGTGGCTACTTCGCCGGCCGGGCCGCGCCGCTCGGGCCGGTCGACGCCCCGACGGTGACGGCCGCTTTCTTCAGCTTCGCGCCGCCGATGGTGGCCCGCGCGTTGCCGTCGGTGTGGCGGCTGGCCACGCCGGAGGAGGTGCTGCGCGCCCGGCTCACCGGCGCGGTGCAGGCACTCGCCGAGTTCACCTACGAGCTGCCCGAGTCGCACCTCGTCGAGGCCGCCGAGCTGCTGGAGGAGGCGGCCGGCCGGGTGGACACCGCCGGGCGGGTGCTCGGCGCGGTCAACGCCGCCCTGCCGCGCGGGGAGTACCCGCTGGCCCGGCTCTGGCAGGCCGCCGCCACGCTGCGCGAGCACCGGGGCGACGGGCACGTGGCCGCGCTGGTCGGCACCGGGCTGGATCCGCTCGAGGTGGTGGCCTGGCGGTGCCGGGTCGACCAGTCGCGCGAGTTCCACCAGCCGGCCCGGGGCTGGACCGACGAGGAGTGGTCCGCCGCCGAGGAGCGGCTGGTCGACAAGGGCTGGCTGACCGACGACCGGCGTCCCGCCCCGGAAGCCACCGCCACGTTCCGGGCCGTCGAGGAGGCCACCGACCGGGCCGCGGCGGGCCCGTGGCGGGCCCTGGGCGCGGAGCGTACGGGGCGACTGCGGGAGCTGCTCGAACCAATCGCGACGCGCTGCCGCACGATCATCCCGTCGCAGGCCCCGATCGGGCTGCCGGCGCAGCGCTCCACCGGAGCGGCGCTGCCGGGGTGA
- a CDS encoding zinc metalloprotease → MHRKPTIHLAVLATAAATFLTGGAHATAAPVTASAQVAACQPGADPHSAARVREGATAQEPELYSKNEANAYGVIKDVPRLANGSVTVPTIFHMVSDHELSAAEKARWNTLIAAQMTVLNDSYAGRTAADASDTPFRFSLVDTTWTVNSAWYTVVPGKNERDMKKALYTGDSRTLNVYAANIGGGLLGWAYFPKGYNNGRDYIDGVVMLDESMPGGTAGKYALGDTLTHEVGHWLMLEHTFAHGCSASGDFVADTPREAAPQFNCPVGADTCTAPGLDPIHNFMDYTQDSCMNMFTPGQADRMSDAWVAFRAGGQG, encoded by the coding sequence ATGCACAGGAAACCGACCATCCACCTGGCGGTGCTCGCCACGGCCGCCGCCACGTTCCTGACCGGCGGAGCGCACGCCACGGCCGCACCCGTGACCGCCTCCGCCCAGGTCGCCGCCTGCCAGCCGGGCGCCGACCCGCACAGCGCCGCCCGGGTCCGCGAGGGCGCCACCGCCCAGGAGCCGGAGCTCTACTCGAAGAACGAGGCCAACGCGTACGGCGTGATCAAGGACGTGCCGCGCCTGGCCAACGGCAGCGTCACCGTGCCGACGATCTTCCACATGGTTTCCGACCACGAGCTGAGCGCGGCCGAGAAGGCCCGGTGGAACACGCTGATCGCGGCGCAGATGACCGTGCTCAACGACTCGTACGCGGGTCGCACCGCCGCCGACGCCTCGGACACGCCGTTCCGGTTCTCGCTCGTCGACACCACCTGGACCGTGAACAGCGCCTGGTACACGGTGGTGCCGGGCAAGAACGAGCGGGACATGAAGAAGGCGCTCTACACCGGCGACTCCCGCACGCTCAACGTCTACGCGGCGAACATCGGCGGCGGGCTGCTCGGCTGGGCGTACTTCCCGAAGGGCTACAACAACGGCCGCGACTACATCGACGGCGTGGTGATGCTCGACGAGTCGATGCCGGGCGGCACGGCCGGCAAGTACGCGCTCGGCGACACGCTCACCCACGAGGTGGGGCACTGGCTGATGCTGGAGCACACGTTCGCGCACGGCTGCTCCGCCTCCGGCGACTTCGTCGCCGACACGCCTCGTGAGGCGGCGCCGCAGTTCAACTGCCCGGTCGGCGCGGACACCTGCACCGCGCCCGGCCTCGACCCGATCCACAACTTCATGGACTACACGCAGGACTCCTGCATGAACATGTTCACCCCCGGCCAGGCCGACCGGATGAGCGACGCCTGGGTCGCGTTCCGCGCCGGCGGCCAGGGCTGA
- the ligD gene encoding non-homologous end-joining DNA ligase, with translation MSGAPLKPMLAMTGQLPAGAAWAYEFKWDGIRALADISHGDRHFYARSGVEITTAYPELLNLAEQVDDALLDGEVVIFTDGQPSFTALAERMHVRNPAKAARLAATAPVTYMIFDLLRLDGEDLTARPWHERRAALEALGLGAARWAVPPVFTDGPATYEAAGEHGLEGVLAKRADSVYRPGVRSPDWVKVKLEVTGDFVVGGWRPGARRVGGLLVGVPGPDGRLVYRGRVGGGIGAAIERELLRELEPLRAGVSPFAGGVPREDARGAIWVSPRVVVEVKYGQRTPDGRLRFPRVLRLRPDKPPEEVEDAG, from the coding sequence GTGTCCGGCGCGCCGTTGAAGCCGATGCTCGCGATGACCGGGCAGCTCCCGGCCGGTGCCGCATGGGCGTACGAGTTCAAGTGGGACGGCATCCGCGCGCTCGCCGACATCTCCCACGGCGACCGGCACTTCTACGCCCGCTCCGGCGTCGAGATCACCACCGCGTACCCGGAACTGCTCAACCTGGCCGAGCAGGTCGACGACGCGCTGCTCGACGGCGAGGTGGTGATCTTCACGGACGGGCAGCCGTCGTTCACCGCGCTGGCCGAGCGGATGCACGTGCGCAACCCGGCCAAGGCGGCCCGGCTGGCGGCGACCGCGCCGGTCACGTACATGATCTTCGACCTGTTGCGGCTCGACGGCGAGGACCTGACCGCCCGGCCGTGGCACGAGCGGCGGGCGGCGCTGGAGGCGCTCGGGCTCGGCGCCGCCCGGTGGGCGGTGCCGCCGGTCTTCACCGACGGGCCGGCCACCTACGAGGCGGCCGGCGAGCACGGGCTGGAGGGCGTGCTGGCCAAACGGGCCGACTCGGTCTACCGGCCCGGGGTGCGCTCGCCGGACTGGGTGAAGGTCAAGCTGGAGGTCACCGGCGACTTCGTGGTCGGCGGTTGGCGGCCGGGCGCGCGCCGGGTCGGCGGGCTGCTGGTCGGCGTGCCCGGCCCGGACGGGCGGTTGGTCTACCGGGGGCGGGTCGGCGGCGGCATCGGCGCGGCCATCGAACGGGAGCTGCTGCGCGAGCTGGAGCCGCTGCGTGCCGGCGTGTCGCCGTTCGCCGGGGGCGTGCCGCGCGAGGATGCGCGGGGCGCGATCTGGGTATCACCCCGGGTGGTGGTGGAGGTCAAGTACGGCCAACGCACCCCGGACGGGCGGCTGCGCTTCCCCCGGGTCCTGCGCCTGCGCCCGGACAAGCCGCCCGAGGAGGTCGAGGATGCCGGCTGA
- a CDS encoding GNAT family N-acetyltransferase: MGGTEELVWRAYGEDDLAALTGLVEACLAVDGGLPLFARTPLTRARLLQTRTLAAWHDGGPVAAVGVGTGRTPATATGLVHPAWRGRGLGGTLLDWAGEQAGDGGLLLTTETWTAEAEALFASRGFTRTFLERVLRHDLDTLPDVAAPDGVTLEPATLGPELFDAYRSSFADRPGFVEPAAEEWLGDLRDDEDYRPELSMVARGPDGGAAGFVTVLDTWIDQVGVVPGRRGRRIGAYLVARVLRGLAEAGADAAWLCVNDDNPAAGLYRRLGFGEAGCRARYLRR, translated from the coding sequence GTGGGCGGGACGGAAGAGCTGGTCTGGCGGGCGTACGGGGAGGACGACCTCGCCGCGCTGACCGGGCTGGTCGAGGCGTGCCTCGCTGTCGACGGCGGGTTGCCGCTGTTCGCGCGTACCCCGTTGACGCGGGCGCGGCTGCTCCAGACGCGTACCCTCGCCGCCTGGCACGACGGCGGCCCGGTCGCGGCCGTCGGGGTCGGCACCGGGCGGACGCCGGCCACCGCCACCGGCCTGGTGCATCCGGCCTGGCGCGGACGCGGCCTCGGCGGCACGCTGCTGGACTGGGCCGGCGAGCAGGCGGGCGACGGCGGCCTGCTGCTCACCACCGAGACGTGGACCGCCGAGGCGGAGGCGCTGTTCGCGTCGCGCGGCTTCACCCGCACGTTCCTGGAACGGGTGCTGCGGCACGATCTCGACACGCTGCCCGACGTGGCCGCGCCGGACGGTGTCACCCTGGAACCGGCGACGCTCGGGCCCGAGCTGTTCGACGCCTACCGGTCGTCGTTCGCCGACCGGCCCGGCTTCGTCGAGCCGGCGGCCGAGGAGTGGTTGGGTGACCTGCGCGACGACGAGGACTACCGACCGGAGTTGTCGATGGTCGCGCGTGGGCCGGACGGCGGCGCGGCCGGCTTCGTCACCGTGCTCGACACCTGGATCGACCAGGTCGGCGTGGTGCCCGGCCGGCGTGGCCGGCGGATCGGCGCGTACCTGGTGGCGCGCGTGCTGCGCGGGCTCGCCGAGGCGGGCGCGGACGCCGCGTGGCTGTGCGTCAACGACGACAATCCGGCGGCCGGGCTGTACCGTCGGCTCGGCTTCGGCGAGGCCGGCTGTCGCGCGCGCTACCTGCGCCGATGA
- a CDS encoding Eco57I restriction-modification methylase domain-containing protein, producing the protein MKAGAAQTRQLVSGEALPLLTAIPAESVQHGEVFTRRWVVELILDLAGYTADRDLAELVAVEPACGGGAFLAVMASRVSASCRKHDRPLLDAKSALRAFDLLAPSAANSRALIRNVLVDEGWSLPEAREVATAWVRQGDFLLDPHLPTEVDFVVGNPPYVRLEDVPPDRMQAYRAACPTMTGRSDLYVGFYERALRSLRVGGVLAFICADRWMRNQYGRQLRELVAEGYSVDATISMHDVDAFEEQVSAYPAITVLRRARQGAAVVADTRRGFGPQDAPELVELIHAAEQRAAANGSFEVARLPHWFTGGDSWPAGSPSRLALIETLNDRFPPLEDQSTGTRVGIGVATGADKVFVTTHADVEPRRLLPLSMVKDTTSGTFSWSGHYLVNPWDVEGALVDLAALPRLREYYQRHAAALKGRHVAGRRPAHWYRTIDKVDHTLIDRPKLLLPDMKTMIHPVLDEGGFYPHHNLYYIVSDTWDLRVLGGLLLSGVAQAFVEAYAVRMRGGTLRFQAQYLRRIRVPRPEAISSADRAALAAAFDERNPQAATKAALRVYGIEAMGDLVGGSALVGRGGS; encoded by the coding sequence GTGAAGGCGGGAGCAGCACAGACACGGCAGCTTGTGTCAGGCGAGGCGTTGCCGTTGCTGACGGCCATCCCTGCGGAGTCGGTTCAGCACGGCGAGGTGTTCACCCGTCGTTGGGTCGTCGAGTTGATCCTCGACCTTGCTGGGTACACCGCCGATCGTGATCTTGCTGAGCTGGTGGCGGTTGAGCCGGCGTGTGGCGGCGGTGCCTTCCTGGCTGTGATGGCGTCGCGCGTCAGCGCCTCGTGCCGCAAGCACGACCGACCGCTCCTCGACGCCAAGTCAGCTCTGCGTGCCTTCGACCTGCTCGCCCCGAGCGCGGCTAACAGTAGGGCGCTCATCCGAAACGTGCTGGTTGACGAGGGTTGGTCGCTTCCCGAAGCACGCGAGGTGGCAACGGCGTGGGTGCGCCAAGGCGACTTTCTGCTCGATCCGCATCTGCCGACTGAGGTGGACTTCGTCGTAGGTAACCCACCCTACGTCCGTCTTGAGGATGTGCCTCCGGACCGTATGCAGGCCTACCGGGCGGCATGCCCCACCATGACGGGTCGGTCCGATCTCTACGTCGGCTTCTACGAACGCGCGCTGCGATCCCTGCGTGTGGGAGGAGTCCTCGCATTCATCTGTGCCGACCGTTGGATGCGCAACCAGTACGGGCGTCAGTTGCGAGAGCTTGTCGCCGAGGGTTACAGCGTCGACGCCACCATCAGCATGCATGATGTCGACGCTTTCGAGGAGCAGGTGTCGGCGTACCCGGCCATCACTGTGCTGCGCCGAGCCCGGCAGGGTGCAGCCGTGGTCGCGGATACGCGACGAGGCTTCGGGCCGCAGGACGCACCAGAACTGGTGGAGTTGATCCACGCCGCAGAGCAGAGGGCAGCGGCGAACGGCAGTTTCGAGGTGGCCCGGTTGCCCCACTGGTTCACCGGGGGCGACTCCTGGCCGGCTGGCTCACCATCGAGGCTCGCGCTGATCGAGACATTGAACGACCGCTTTCCCCCACTCGAGGATCAAAGCACCGGAACTCGGGTCGGCATCGGTGTGGCAACGGGCGCTGACAAGGTTTTTGTCACCACGCATGCCGACGTCGAGCCACGGCGACTGCTGCCGCTGTCAATGGTCAAGGACACCACTTCGGGGACTTTTTCCTGGTCAGGTCACTACCTCGTCAATCCTTGGGACGTGGAAGGTGCCCTCGTCGACTTGGCTGCGCTGCCGCGCCTGCGGGAGTACTACCAGCGGCACGCGGCGGCCCTCAAGGGCCGGCACGTGGCGGGCAGGCGGCCGGCGCACTGGTACCGGACCATCGACAAGGTGGACCACACCCTGATTGATCGCCCGAAACTGCTCCTACCAGACATGAAGACCATGATCCATCCGGTGCTGGATGAGGGTGGCTTCTACCCGCACCACAACCTGTACTACATCGTCTCCGACACCTGGGATCTGCGGGTACTGGGCGGATTGTTGTTGTCGGGTGTGGCACAGGCCTTTGTGGAGGCTTATGCCGTTAGGATGCGAGGCGGCACCCTTCGATTCCAGGCTCAGTATCTGCGTCGAATCCGCGTACCCAGGCCCGAGGCCATCTCGTCCGCCGACCGTGCTGCGCTAGCCGCGGCCTTCGATGAGCGGAACCCGCAAGCGGCGACGAAGGCTGCGCTACGTGTGTATGGGATCGAGGCGATGGGGGATCTGGTCGGTGGATCAGCACTCGTTGGAAGAGGCGGTTCGTAG
- the ku gene encoding non-homologous end joining protein Ku, producing MRAIWKGAVSFGLVSIGVKVYSATEEKDIRFHQVHREDGGRIRYKRTCSVCGEEVTYDDIAKGYDLGGGEMVILTDEDFAELPLSTSHAIDVLEFVPAEQVDPILYNKAYFLEPEGTATKPYVLLRDALTDSERVAIVKVALRQREQLATLRVREGVLLLNTMLWPDEIRQPDFGFLDEDLKVRPPELAMASSLIDSMAGEFEPDAFTDDYRAALQEVIDAKVEGREVVQPEEEEAAPAAAVDLMAALKASVERARTARGEAPSGGGAEPTPISSARSAKKAAAKKTPAKKAEPAKKATPAKKTAAKKTAAKKAEPAKKTAAKKTAAKKKTA from the coding sequence ATGCGGGCCATCTGGAAAGGAGCGGTGTCGTTCGGCCTGGTGTCGATCGGGGTGAAGGTCTACTCGGCCACCGAGGAGAAGGACATCCGGTTTCATCAGGTGCACCGCGAGGACGGCGGCCGTATCCGTTACAAGCGCACCTGCTCGGTCTGCGGCGAGGAGGTCACCTACGACGACATCGCCAAGGGCTACGACCTCGGCGGCGGCGAAATGGTCATCCTGACCGACGAGGACTTCGCCGAACTACCGCTGAGCACCTCGCACGCGATCGACGTGCTGGAGTTCGTGCCGGCCGAGCAGGTCGACCCGATCCTCTACAACAAGGCCTACTTCCTGGAGCCGGAGGGCACCGCCACCAAGCCGTACGTGCTGCTGCGGGACGCGCTGACCGACTCGGAGCGGGTGGCGATCGTCAAGGTGGCGCTGCGCCAGCGGGAGCAGTTGGCGACGCTGCGGGTCCGCGAGGGCGTGCTGCTGCTCAACACCATGCTCTGGCCGGACGAGATCCGGCAGCCCGACTTCGGCTTCCTGGACGAGGACCTGAAGGTCCGCCCGCCGGAGCTGGCGATGGCCAGCTCGTTGATCGACTCGATGGCCGGCGAGTTCGAGCCGGACGCCTTCACCGACGACTACCGGGCCGCGTTGCAGGAGGTCATCGACGCGAAGGTGGAGGGCCGCGAGGTGGTGCAGCCGGAGGAGGAAGAGGCCGCGCCGGCCGCGGCGGTGGACCTGATGGCCGCGTTGAAGGCGTCGGTCGAGCGGGCCCGGACGGCCCGGGGCGAGGCGCCGTCCGGCGGCGGGGCCGAGCCGACTCCGATCTCGTCGGCCCGCTCCGCGAAGAAGGCCGCCGCGAAGAAGACCCCGGCCAAGAAGGCCGAGCCGGCGAAGAAGGCCACACCGGCGAAGAAGACCGCCGCGAAGAAGACAGCGGCGAAGAAGGCCGAGCCGGCGAAGAAGACCGCCGCCAAGAAGACCGCCGCGAAGAAGAAGACCGCCTGA
- a CDS encoding TIGR03089 family protein, translating to MAASASASVATDEPLLSYLDDATGERTDLTAPELGAWAARSAGLLRDGCGLRPGDRVAVLLPPHWRTAAVLLGAWSVGLTVSFRPRALAGLPTLEPGADRPFDAVFVTPERLDDWLEDVPEGTHRYLVGVRSGALDEVPPGWLDWSAEVLRHPADPPDYAAVDPADPATPDGTSFGAWRRLAAEIAAQLDLRPGDRLLVDPTEHEQPLKWLLAPLAARATLVIHANPTHPAPPHTRRL from the coding sequence ATGGCAGCATCCGCATCCGCTTCCGTCGCGACCGACGAGCCGCTGCTCAGTTATCTCGACGACGCCACCGGCGAACGCACCGACCTGACCGCGCCGGAGCTGGGGGCGTGGGCGGCCCGGAGCGCCGGGCTGCTGCGGGACGGCTGCGGGCTGCGCCCCGGTGACCGGGTGGCGGTGCTGCTGCCGCCGCACTGGCGCACCGCGGCGGTGCTGCTCGGCGCGTGGTCGGTCGGGCTGACGGTCTCCTTCCGGCCCCGGGCGCTGGCCGGGCTGCCGACGCTGGAGCCGGGCGCGGACCGGCCCTTCGACGCGGTGTTCGTGACCCCGGAACGCCTGGACGACTGGCTGGAGGACGTCCCCGAGGGGACCCACCGCTACCTGGTCGGCGTGCGTTCCGGCGCGCTCGACGAGGTGCCGCCGGGCTGGCTGGACTGGTCGGCCGAGGTGCTGCGGCACCCCGCCGACCCGCCGGACTACGCCGCCGTGGACCCGGCCGACCCGGCCACGCCGGACGGCACCAGCTTCGGCGCGTGGCGGCGGCTGGCCGCGGAGATCGCCGCCCAGCTCGACCTGCGCCCCGGCGACCGCCTCCTGGTCGACCCGACCGAACACGAGCAGCCTTTGAAGTGGCTGCTCGCCCCGCTCGCCGCCCGCGCCACCCTCGTGATCCATGCCAACCCCACCCACCCCGCCCCACCCCACACCCGTCGCCTCTGA
- a CDS encoding FKBP-type peptidyl-prolyl cis-trans isomerase — MSERVENRSEDQAAPATKAGRRLAAQLAEKKAAEARRRRQSMLGAAAGVLAVVALVGGLVWLNSGDDDKPAAAGSSASPSAPSEPVEPTAPPAPELPANIDPALKTKPAVKAGSGELKKLTVTTLVKGKGAAVKAGQTITTNYVGVFYKDGKQFDASWDNGQPATFQIGVGQVIKGWDQGLVGVPVGSRVQLDLPADLAYGDKAEGGRPAGPLRFVVDVLAAQ, encoded by the coding sequence GTGAGCGAGCGTGTGGAGAACCGGTCGGAGGACCAGGCCGCCCCGGCCACCAAGGCCGGGCGGCGGCTGGCCGCCCAGCTGGCCGAGAAGAAGGCCGCCGAGGCGCGACGGCGCCGGCAGTCGATGCTGGGCGCAGCAGCCGGTGTGCTCGCCGTGGTGGCCCTGGTCGGTGGTCTCGTCTGGCTGAACAGCGGGGACGACGACAAGCCGGCCGCCGCCGGCTCCTCGGCCAGCCCCAGCGCCCCGAGCGAGCCGGTCGAGCCCACCGCGCCGCCCGCGCCGGAGCTGCCCGCCAACATCGACCCGGCGCTGAAGACCAAGCCGGCGGTCAAGGCCGGCTCCGGCGAGCTGAAGAAGCTGACCGTCACCACGCTGGTCAAGGGCAAGGGAGCGGCGGTGAAGGCCGGGCAGACGATCACCACGAACTACGTGGGCGTCTTCTACAAGGACGGGAAGCAGTTCGACGCGTCCTGGGACAACGGCCAGCCGGCCACCTTCCAGATCGGCGTGGGGCAGGTCATCAAGGGTTGGGACCAGGGCCTGGTCGGCGTGCCGGTGGGCAGCCGCGTGCAGCTCGACCTCCCGGCCGACCTGGCGTACGGCGACAAGGCCGAGGGCGGCCGTCCGGCCGGGCCGCTGCGCTTCGTCGTCGACGTGCTGGCTGCGCAGTAG